In Arctopsyche grandis isolate Sample6627 chromosome 13, ASM5162203v2, whole genome shotgun sequence, one DNA window encodes the following:
- the LOC143921151 gene encoding uncharacterized protein LOC143921151 → MECRLCLYSVPAGSAVFIHGGPRSLVELIWCCCQLKVEIGDGFPDTICFSCETQLESLANFKNTCIKSDQISRLKEVEPFKIKTEEVLLDDLVWEDQTHSDSFVEYENEKILSSTINDCDIKPVVEKEIVDSHFTLKLSTYNEDNIKKKSTVIGKSNNIKNQMRKCNISRRKSLHDDRRFECDDCSKTFADKSELLLHIMKHIKRCKVCLKSFKHSSSIRRHMKSHTGENPYKCNICLKSFAQRSGFVKHANFHSNTKPYECDICSKSFASRYNITIHLDTHTGIKPYKCNVCPKSFTSKNSLRQHISFHAVLKPHKCDVCPASFPFKYMLTGHKKLHNKEHAFECDMCLKSFSYRHNLSRHMQIHTGTKPFKCNVCLKSFVRKANLLRHTQIHG, encoded by the exons ATGGAGTGCCGACTTTGTCTATATTCCGTACCCGCTGGTTCGGCTGTCTTCATCCATGGTGGACCACGTTCATTGGTGGAGCTCATATGGTGCTGCTGTCAGTTAAAG GTGGAGATAGGCGATGGATTTCCTGATACAATATGCTTTTCCTGCGAAACGCAACTAGAATCCTTAGCAAACtttaaaaatacttgtattAAAAGCGATCAGATATCAAGACTGAAGGAAGTCGAGCCTTTTAAAATCAAAACCGAAGAAGTTTTGCTGGATGATTTGGTTTGGGAGGATCAGACACATTCTGATTCCTTTGTCGAGtacgaaaatgaaaaaattctaTCAAGCACTATCAATGACTGCGATATCAAGCCAGTCGTTGAAAAAGAAATTGTAGATTCTCATTTCACTCTAAAGCTTTCAACGTATAATgaagataatattaaaaaaaaatcaacg GTGATTGGAAAaagtaataatatcaaaaatcaGATGCGAAAGTGTAATATTTCGCGAAGAAAGAGCTTACATGACGATCGCAGATTCGAATGTGACGATTGTAGTAAAACGTTCGCCGATAAGTCGGAACTACTGTTGCATATTATGAAGCACATAAAAAGATGTAAAGTTTGCTTAAAATCGTTCAAACACTCGTCGTCCATTAGGCGTCATATGAAAAGTCACACCGGCGAGAATCcgtacaaatgtaacatttgcttGAAATCATTCGCACAGAGATCCGGCTTCGTAAAACATGCGAATTTCCACTCTAACACAAAACCTTACGAATGCGACATTTGTTCGAAATCGTTCGCATCCAGGTATAACATAACCATACATTTGGACACGCACACTGGGATTAAACCATACAAGTGCAACGTTTGTCCAAAATCTTTCACGTCGAAAAACTCATTGAGACAACATATTTCGTTTCACGCGGTGCTAAAACCGCACAAATGCGACGTCTGTCCAGCGTCGTTTCCGTTTAAATACATGTTAACAGgacataaaaaattacacaataaGGAACACGCGTTCGAATGTGACATGTGTTTGAAATCCTTCAGTTATAGACACAATTTATCCAGGCACATGCAAATTCACACGGGCACAAAACCATTCAAATGCAATGTTTGCCTAAAATCGTTTGTACGAAAAGCTAATTTATTGAGGCATACACAAATTcatggttga